In Vicia villosa cultivar HV-30 ecotype Madison, WI linkage group LG7, Vvil1.0, whole genome shotgun sequence, the DNA window agaaaataaaacatgagaaaaagggaaataaaagaaaataaagtaccTCTTGAACAATATGGGGGTAAGTGAGATCTTCACTTATAACAAAAGCAGCAACAAAAACTGCAACAGAGATTTTGTGAGGGAACCTTTCCATGGCCATGGAAATGTTGATTCCACCAAAACTGTGACCAACAAGAATCACTTTTTCATCTGAAGGAAGAGACTCCATGAATGTCATCAAAGGTTCATTGTAATCCAATATTGAAGAAATATCTTGGACTTGCTTTGTGTTGATGCCAGAAGCAGCCAAGTCCAAAGATGTAACATCATGACCAACTGATTTTAGAAGAGTTGAAACTTTGTACCAACACCATGCACCATAGCCAGCTCCATGAATCAACACAAAGTGATTCTTCACCATATCTAAATTTTGGAGTTTTATCTTTCCGTTGTTTGAGAAATTGGAATTTTACCAATTTTTGTATAAATGATTTTGCATAGAACTTTGGCTATATCATTCTAGGCTGGCTTTTAACATATATGTTTATTCTAAGattattatataaaaagaaaCGCACACGGCTCTTATTATAGTAAGTTGACTTTTAGTATTTATTCCATTCAATCTTTAATACAATACTTTAAAAAAGGGGTTGAAAATCAACAAGTTGAAATATTGTTTTTGACTAATATATTGCAACACACAATAACATCATcatctaataaaaaaatatgatattaaTTTAAGGAAAAAAAATGACACTTTTTTTGACCAAAATGTTCAAATCTTACTGATTTTTCTCTTCCTCTTTTATATAGTCATAAAACTATGAAGGGAGAAAATTTCAAGAGATGGGAGTATAAACTTGATACATTTATCttctataaagaaaattaaatacaGAATATGATTGGTATAAAATTCATTTGAAATATTTGTTTTAGGAATATATATTCGTTAAAATACCGACATTTGTAATATTGGTTTACTTTGTTTGAAGACTATCAAGAAAGACACAATGTcacataatttttaataatacaaATAGAACCGTTTTTTCACTCGAGGTCCTATTCAAAAGCATTGCAACATATTCATAAAATTTCTCTTCAAAAATATTTATGGAAAAATAAATATAAGGCTATAACCAAATAGATTTAGTAACTTCAGCCTTAAAATTCAGATGATCAATTAAACCTTTTACAATTGCAATGAAGATGTAGGAGAAATAAGATTAAGTCAAAAGAAATCCCATAATATATAACATTCCATCCCACTCAAATCTCAATGAGAAAATCATCTCAGCAAGTTGAGTAACCCACAAAAGCACTGGACAAAATCATTTCCCACTGTATGTATGTAACAAACATACATTGAGCAATCACTAATTTCTAAATAAATTTCTCCAACTTCCTTGATGTACTAGAATTATTAGGTGGTCGGAAAGACTCCAACTGcaaatttgattttgtttgaatctCGCTTAGAACAACGTCCCCTTTCTCGTGTTTTATAGCCTCCAATGTGCTTCCAAGAACATCAGCTGCAAGTCCAAATTTTAAGAGACTGCCTGGCTCCTCTCCACCATCATGTATTAACTTCCCAATCTCATTCAAACCGACTAAACTCTCTGTTATAAGTTCTGCAAAAATACGCCCTAGAAACTCTGGCGCCTTGGGGGCATCATTAACGGCATCCTCCAAGTTACTGAGAACCGTCTCGAACCTAGCCAAACATAGCATGGAAAAAATATCATGAGAGGCGGAATATTCTCTCTACTACTCAATATATGGTGAAAAAAAAGCTTACCCTTCGATAAACTGAGTTTGAGTCAAAAGGCCATCCTGAGATTTCCCAAGTTTGACAAGCAGTTTGGCCAAAAGATCTCTTTCAGTGTTCTTTCTCTCAAACGAGTCTATCACCCAGAGAGAAACCATGGAAGGATGAAAGTTTGGAGAGTTCAAATCTTTGATACATTGAGCAACCTCATTTACATCTCTAGCACTGAAAATTGTATAAATTTCAGTCAAATCTTTGATACATACAAGGTAAATGGAAGATAAGTTCCCCATGCAAAAGtacataaataaaaaacaaaagaaccTAAAAATTTAACAAAGAAACAGACCCTTATGTACGAATCAGCATAATATGGAACTATACTCAGTTCTCATCAATAACCAGTTTCATGAAGCACAGTGTATGTCTATTTCTTGGGGTATCAGAGTGTCAAACAGTTTTCCAATTCCAATACCATCAGCATCAGACTTGTGTTAGACATTATTAGACACTTCACATCAGGAGTTATACTACAACTATTTTTTATTGGCATGGACATACACTAGACAGGTTTGGGCACTTATTTTGTGACAAATTCCAAGCATCTACAGTACACAACAtcccaacaacaacaaaactGAATTCAATCTAGCAAAGCAAACAATTCCATGTATATCTCCATTCTCTTTTCAAAATGTGTGTAGGACACTTTGCGGCGGCCAACCAACCATTACAGACTATTACAAAAAGAAATAAGGTGGCAAATTTGTTCTCCCCTTAAATCAAACAACTAATTAAAACTTGTAGTTCAAAAACACAAGCGAGTaaaagaaaatattgataaaagaaTGAAACATTATAATTGGCACCAGTACATTTACTGATGAGACAGTATAAATAAAGTTATATCAACATAGTGATAGAAACCTAAtcctaaatgaaataaaatagatAGCTAAACTGTAATAAACATTTGTATGTTTTAACTTTCATAAGATAAACTGAGATAAACAAAAGCTGTAACCGAAACGATATTAACATCACAAAGACAAAAACAGTACCTGTAGTATTCTCTGATTGCTGACAAGGACATGTCCCGTAGTTGTTCCTCGGACAAAACCTTCTCTGAGGAAGCATTTTGGGAGACAATCGGCCCTTGCAACTGAGGATGAGGTGAAGTTGCAACAGGTCTGCCAAGATTCCGATCATCATTCCTTAAGTCTCTGTTACCATAGTTTATATTATGTTCTGGAGCATTTGAATGATCATATCCAGCTAGACTTGAAGATCTGTCTGAaatatatcttgatgaaggatccTCCCTTGAGCCATATGGCATGCGCTCAGATGAATTGTTATAACCATTAATACCGCTCTGCATTCTGTGAGAATCACCATGGCCAGAATGCACATCTGGCATTGACAAATTTGAAACTGCTGTTGATCCTCTGCTGGACATTCCCCTAGCAAGACCACCTTGGGGTCCCAATGTTATAGATTCATTGCCCAAAGGTCTTTGAGGTAAATTAACTGCCAAAGTCCTAGGCTCATAAGATTGCCTTTCTTCATAACGAGCATCCTGTAAACCACCATATCCACGGGCTGGAGAAGAGAGCCCACGCGGTCCACCCATCTGAGCAGGAGGAGACAACATAGATGATCCTCTAGGACCAAAATCCATAGGGTTCCTTCTTGCAGATTGATTGTTTCCCATACCACGACCCATCCTGCCAGCTTGAGCTTGAGCCTGCCTCTCTTGCACGGCATCTCTGTGtacttcttcaatcttctttggACCATCAACTTTCCTCCTTTGTTGCCATCTATTCCTTCTCAAATCAATTACATCCTTCAACATAAACCTCACCCTAGAAGACAAATTCATGTTGTTTGATAAGATTTTCAACCTTTCAAAATATACATCCATATGTTCCTTGGCTTTGGGATGGTCAATCATCTCCCCAATAGTACTCATCAGCTTGCACAAAGCTTCAACATCTTCCTCATCAGGATCCTGACACTGACCAAGTAACTTTTTGATACACTCGTGCATTATCCTCTCTGTCAACATTTTCTTCTTATATAGTTCTCCAATCAATCTGATATTTCCTAACATGCGTCTTCTTGCCTTTGTTCTTCTCTGCTCCCTTTCTTCATTTGACAGTTTGACCTCCCCCTCATCAACCTTATTTGCCTCTTCTTGTTCTCTTTCACCCCTCTCAAATTCCTCTTGGCATTTGTTTAATAATAACCTTTTAAAAGTTATCTTTTCATTGTCCTCGCTCAAATCAGGCAATTCAGAAGCCAGATGTGAGCAGAAGTTGGCATACATTTCACAGAAGGTAGGCTCCATCAGAGCCTTCTCGAAGATTTGAGAGATGACACCAGTGAGAGTGACTGCATTGTCAATATTAACTGCTTTAACTTGTTCAAAAAGTCTATCGAAATTCTGAGGAGTTAGCTTGTTCAAGATAGCCTTCAGTTGTCTCTGCTTTGCCTCTTCCTCATCTGAGACTTTACCTACTTCATACTTCTTCTCGGCCCTGTGCATCATCTGTAAGGGAGACTGAGGAGAAGGAATTAAGCCCCTCTGCTGGAAGCTAGGAGAACGCTGCCACCTCTCCCCATCAGGGCTATTTCTTCCACCCTGATTTCCCATAGATTGCATTGGTCCAGAAAGGATTCCCCCGGCGGCATATTGGAGGGGTGCCGGTCCATGAGGATTCCTTAAAACACCATAATTACCTCCTTGGCCATGTCGAGGTCTGCCATTACTACCATTGCCATCCATAGCACGCCCAGAATGAAAAGAATTGGATCCTTTATTCCATCTGTCTTCCTCAGCCACGACATTACCACGGCGTTCCATCCTTGACCTGTCTCCAGTTCTTCCAGGACTAGGATGTGAATCACGAGAATTACTAATATTCGCACTAATCAAAGAATCAGATATGTCTGCCGTAATTTCAAAACCTTCAGGAAGACTAATGCAATGCTCTGCaaatttcaaaagaaaatcacGTGAATACTTTTTCGCTGTACTTCCACTTCCATCAATAACCTGTTGAGATTTATCATCAACTTCAATTTTTGTAGACATGTCAGCTGCATCCTCCCAGTCATCAGGTTCGACTTTAGAGTGACCACTTTTGTCACTTATGGTAGCATCTAACTGAGCAGAATCTGCAGATAACTGCTTTAACCCTTCAGATGCAGATTCATTTTCTGTGCTCTCTGAAATTGAAACAGCTTCTTTCTTTTCCTCAGGTCCTTTGTATGCATTATAAAGATCAGAAGTTGACCCGGCAGCATCTGCTTTCTGGAGAATCTCTTTTAGTTTCTTCTTCCCTTTAGATGTAGTTTTCACCTTATTTGTTTCTAAATTTGGTGTATCCTTGGTACCCAAAACTGACATTGTGTCGCTGCAAGCATTCTCAGCACCATCATTGATTTCCTTTGCTGCTGTTTCAGGCGAATCAGCAGACTGCAGATCTGattcaaaatttcaataaaaatatccATTAGAAACTATACTATCATTTCTACCTAAAGAGACGTCACGTTACGTCACTCTGTATTGTTTAAGAGGTTAAGACCTCGGTGCTTAAATTTGCAGCATATTttcagtttttttaaatttttagtcaCATTTAATGTTTTTTTGGAATTTATCCAGAGGAAGTTCATCATTTTATAATAATTCTCACCTTCAGATGATTCATCTATCAGATCATGCTTATGATTACTCAAACTATCAGCCACTTGAACAGTAACTGCAGGAGAATGGTTTGTTTCACTTCCTACGGGTGTGGAAACCCCAGATTCAGATATATCACTGTCAACAGCTCGAGACGGTGTAATAGCCACAGTAGGAGATTGCAAAGAAACCTGCAAGGAAAAGTTGAAAAGTACATACACTATATATTCAGTTATACCAAGACCCAAATAATGTGTGAAAATATATCAACTGTATACCTGATCTTTAGATGATTGGCCTTTTTTCCCAGGTTTCTTCTGGCTATCCTTCAAAGAGTTGGACCGACTAATAGGTTCCCTCGTGCTGGCTTCATTATTTGTCACAACAGAAACAGAATCCTCAGCCACAGCTGAGGTAGGTAGCACAGTAACCTTATCAGCAGTGACAACAACAGATGCAGCAGATTGTTTAGGCAAAATTTCCTCAATAGATTTAGATTGTTGCGTAGAGATTTCTGAGAAAGTTTCAGACCCTTTTTTGGGTAAAGCAGAACTAGTATCGCAAGATGCTGCTGAACTACGAGCCTCGGGATTTTGAACACCGCAAATACTAGAATCGATCAACGACGAGTCCTTAACAGCAGACACGCCATTTGGTTTAATAGTCACAGAAGCAACCCCTGTTGAAGCTGATGCCGTCACATTAGGCACCTGACGAGAACGTTCCACAATGGGGGGTTCAGCAATGCTAGGAATAGGAGGGCTAATTTGATTAACAGGCAGAGAACTAAGAGACGGTGAATTCATGAAAGCCACATTTTGTGGACCATTAGGCACAGGATAATTAAATATTGGGGGCTGAGCATTGGGAGTTATCTGGCTACTTGTTAATGGAAGAGAGCTAGAAGGTTGATAATAGGGAGGACTGGAACTATAAGGATGATGATTTGTAGGCTGAGAAACGGCAACGGATTTAACAGGTTGGGATTGGGAAGGTACATTAGGATGTGACCTAGCACCAGATGACCCACCATCTGAATACCCACCTGCCCTTTTATCAAGCCTGAGCTCTTCGTGCGTTTCAGGATGAGTTATCTTGACGGCAGTAGTTTTCCGAGGAGGAGCAGCATATTTTCCACCCTGATGCTGGGGATATTGAGGGCTGATGCCAATGCCCATGTTGCCCATTTGATGGGGCAACTGATGATGGCCCATTTGATGAGTGAAACCTAAGTTATGGCCTGGATGCATGATCCCGTGAGGGTGCATTGGATGAGGCTGAAGACCAGGAACAAAAACCGGCTGTTGCACTTGTGGAACATTCCCAACTTGCATAGGCATTGGTATAGGAAGATGGAGGGGTGTTGAGGACATCCCCTGAGATTGAATCTGTGGATTAGGACCACCAAATTGTAAAGACATCTGAGACTGATGAAATGGTGTTGACATTGAAATCCCAGTTACAGGAGCAACAGAAGGCTTCAGCATCTGGCTTGCCGGGATCAAAGCTGGAACTTGAGGTTCCTTTTTAGCCTTAGCCCCCAGATTAGTCTCTCTGGCATTAGATTTCTCAGCTACACCTGAATCATTCCTAGGTGGTGGTGGTTGTTGCTGCTGCTGCTTCGGAACAGGAGGTATTGGCACTGAAGGCACAGATCTAACTGAGTCATGATGAGCCTGAAAGTTTAAGAAAATATAATCAGGCAAAAACTTGCTATGAAAAGTGTAAACACATTAAGCAAGCTAACTTCGTGTAGACAACTTGCTATGAGCTCCTCTTTCAGATTCATTTCCAAAAACAGTATATATTCATATCTTTCCTTTAGGCAATTGGGAAGTGGCACTAACTCCACCCAAAGCTATATAAAAGTATGGACATAAGGGAGAAAATGATAAAAGTGAATACCTGATCACGCTTCTGCTCATCTAAATTAGGAGGAGCTGAGCTTGTACGAGCGGGAATCTGCATATTATAATAACATGATCAGCTACTCACCCTAAAATTTAATTGAACACATATAAACCAAACATTTAACAATAATATAGCAGAACTTACAGCCACTCCATTCATAAAGCCAGGAACAATTGATCCAAACTGAAAAGGGAATGCCTTTGATGGATCTCCTGGAAAAGACAAATATTCATATTACTTAAAAATTACAACCAAAGCAAACATAAAACAACTAACGACAAACAAATCAAACTGCCAGCAAACATCCAAGTGATCCAATCTACAAGTAACAAACAACAGGATTTAATCCACATCTGATGTACCACAACATCAACCTACAAGACTAACATACCCTTAGCAGGGCCTGCAGGAGCGATTGTATTAGAGCTCGCGGGGGGTGGTTGAGAAGTTGGATTTGGAACAACTCTAGGGCTCCTCTGTGCAGCGGTTGATTCAGATGCCTTTGCAACCGGCCCATCAGATGCTCCTATCCTACCACGTAAACTAATGAATTACATATACAAACACAACCATAATTTaccaaacacaaacaaaaacattATTTGCATATTCTTCTGCTGCAGTAACCTTTTACTGAACACCATAACCAGACACCAAATACCAATGACAAGAAGAATGagacatttttaaaaaattaataaaaactcatGGTAAAGCTTACCATGCAATTGTGGTGGTACATGAGTACCATTAGGTACGGTTCGAGCAGCAGAAGCATTGTTTGACTCTGTTGAATTCACCTGGGAAGGGTTCACCCTATATTGCCCACCTTGTGCATTATTAGACTTCTTGTTAAAACTGAAACACGCAACacaaataatcaataaaataGGAACAGAGTGGAGATATGCCACACTCCTCAGTATGAGGTGAATAAAAAATAACTGTTAAAACAGATTAAAAAATCATCAAATTACATGGAACAAAATAAGGATCTTTATAACTTTGTTAAAAAAGCAAAATCAAAATAGTAAGCTTACACAAATTAATATTGTTATATAGTAAGTTGTCTTAGGGAAATGCTAGCATGTGTCCTAAGGAAGCTTGACAGAtgctaataaactaaatatagaAACGTCTTATTGAAAAATGTTTATTCAGTatattgaaaagtaaaaaaaaaaatgttttttttcaagatataatttatatttgttgATTCCTTAACATGTACcctgttagcatgaccctttgtACTAATATGGATGGTGAACTTCATCTGATTCCATAAACAAAAGAAAGactaaaaaagtgatttttttacCCTAAAAACCACatacaaattctaaaaaacaacCCCAGTTTCCCAATCCACACCAACCAACACTATTCCATAAATAAAAACCACCCAAATAATGgcaaattaattaaaaacaaccaaaaacacaaaaaaaggaAAATCAGTAAACCCTAACTGACCTCCTATTAGAGGAGAGTGGCGTAGATGGCGCGGGACCGCCGCTGCCGCTGCCCCTTCCATATGCGGCTGAAGGACCTCTCTGCTGATTGAAGCTAGACGATCGCCCGGACTTTCGATAAGCGGCGTCGTTCTTTTCCGGTTTTGATTGATTGAAGGACATATATACCAATTCTATAATCCCTCAAAACACTATTTTTCCCAAATACAACAACTCgaaagaagaaaaattataaaaaattcttcCTCTTCAAACTTTCCTCAAACTTTCCTGCAAATCAAAATACAACACAGATCCACAAAACCGttaaaaacataaaatcaaaaacaacaacaacgttAATTGAAAAACCGAAGATGAATTAGAGAATAGAGTGAAGTACGTACCTGAAgagtgaaattagggttttgatgaaAGCAGTGTGATGTGAAGGAAGAGAGAGATAGAGGAAGAAGGGGGAGGGAGAAGAAGAGAAGAATGGGAGCGAGAGTGAAAGAGAGAGACCAGAATAGGGAGATtgtggaggagagagaaaattgAAGAGAGAGAAAGTAGAAGAGAAGAGAGTGAGATGAGAGAGAGGTTAATGTGAAGAGGTTAAAGGTTAAGGTTGGTCAAAACAGAAAAGAAGGAGTAGGTTTTTGTGGAGAACTTGCGGTTTTTGTGACACCTATTCACTTCACACTCAACACATACTCCtaatttttattatcttttaccatgctaattttttaaaaattattgttattgttgttactttatttatttgttaaaaaacttataaaaatatgttgaaaacaattttaaaatatatttaaaatattttcgttttttttttcaaacagtTACGTACCCAAATTTGTGTCTTTTGTTTAGATATTCAGTTCATTAAATCTAGCAAAAATAAGTTTCACTAAGTAATAATGTTTGGGTATACTATCATATGTCAGTttactaagtttttttttttttaaataagattaGATTAATGAAAAAGAAACAGAACAACAAAGAgggggaccaaaccaaaaccCTCACAATTAAGAAAAGAACCTAAAGAAAGGCAGACCaagcctattctttacaaaatttgCCCTCAAGAATAAAGGAATAGAGCTATAATGAGCCGAGTCAGTGATAGTAAGACCTAAGTTAGCAAGGGAGTCTGCACAGCTATTCCCTTCTTTATAAATGTGCGAAACTACAAAAGACATATTTCTAGTAATATGGACACAGTTAAGCCACCTATTACGAATAATCCAGGGCACCGCAAAAGGTGGATTGAAAGCAAGGGCCACCGCCATAGAATCTGTTTCCAACCAGAGATGGTGCCAACCCTTCTCATTGGCGAACTCAATTGCACACATAGCACCTGTAAGTTCGGCAATGAGAGAATTTGATAAACCCAAAAAATTAAGCGAAAGCGCCCAAAAAATTACCCTCGTGATTATATTGTCTTTTTTGTCTTACTTAAGTTATtttgttttgtctttttttttaaaaattttaacactttaattttagtaaaaaaattatgaattctTAGATTTTTAATTTATCTTAACATTTAAAAATGGATTTTGATAATTTGATGTTCAACCATAAAGTAGATAAAATTTGGCCAAAAATTATTGAATAAGGGTTTGAATTTGGAAATCTCTTATCTCATTTCATGGATCTCTTATACATCATACGttgttaaaaatgttttttttatttgtgttgATATATTTCTGGAAacaccattttttttaaaaatttggcttttttttggatatgcatctacggaaacatTAAAAACATAGTGAATCTTttgaaaattcaaattaattcatttcatGAAATCTTTCGTAGCTACTTTTATATAAGGTATTGAAAATAGAgtgtttcgtagatgtacctcaaaaacttaatttttataacaaaaatgaaacatcaaattatagtaaatcaaaACACTCTATTTTCATTACCTTATGTAAAAGTAGCTACGGAAGATTTTATTAactgaattaatttcaattttttaaaggtTCACTATGTTTATAACGATTTCGTAGATGCACCTCCgaaaaaaacctaatttaaaaaaataatatttctggaatacatctacgaaagcaggaggcaaaaataaaattttgttagaTGACTAAGAGATTGAAGGAGTAAATTGAAATGTTCTCTTGAATTTAATTCAATATTTATTGAATACATAAGTACAATTAatcaattttgaaaatattttttaatttatattatattataattatattatcctCACACTTTAATCTGACACTCCACgtatttttataatattcatattatttttattaaaattttgtcaAAAATATCCGAACAAAAATTTTGATAGAATAAGTAAAAAATTTGGTATAAATTGATAATTTTTGTaacgaatttaaataaaattgggtattttttttaaaattcaatatttattttaaaaattcaaaaatatttaataaagacATAAAGGTAAAAATACATCCTCATATGAGGGAGTCAGGTCAAACTGTGAGGGTTGTAGAATAAATTCTCTTATGACAGGTATAATGAAGGGTAACAATGTGTGTATGTGATATCAATTGACCCCAATGTGTTAAACTTAGTAGCAGGATACTTCAGATAACTCTTTACCGCATGTTCGTATAACAAAATTCATAGTTGAATTGAAAGTAATTATCATATAGATTATGTCTATAAAATTTAGCATCAATCAGGAATCATTTAAGATATCAATGAGATGCATGCAGTTTAATCTCTTACAAAACTTCATGAAAACCgttaattttgatttttctctttaacatatcaaattattttttattaatgttaaattttatagacatgatctatatgataatggTTATGTTTGACAAAAAATAGTGGTTGTCTGATAAGTTAGTCGATAGATTATACTTTATGACATATGGCTGATGAttgatagcttatagtttatagttGATGTTTGATGACTTATAACTGATAAGCTAATTGAATTGTTTATTAAAATTAGCAACTCaattaattgatcaattaaaatagcataaaagatatttaatatataattattttattttaaattaaaataaatcatgaaGGATAgtaatggattttaattaaaataataaaggtaTAAATGAAACAAAAgatgataagctataagttaaaatgctatttgaaatagcaTCTGGAAAATAAGTtaaaagctagtaaaataagtttTAAGCTCGTTatgaaaagactgttaccaaATAGGTCTTTtattgtcatatgagcttataagttaTAAGATATAAACTATAAGCTCAATTCAACGGTTTATTATGTTATACAAAGAAGCCGTAAAGAGTTATCAGATGGGTCATGTTACTAAGTTTGATACCTTGAAGATCAAATGATACCAATTTGTCAAACTTAGTAACATGACACCTCCAGTGACTTTTTACCGCATATCgatataacaaaataaattgtTGGATTATAAGCTATTATTGTATAGATCATGTCTATAAAAATTACCATTAATCGGAAACCATTTGACTTGTTAATGACATGCATAAAAGTTAACGTCTTACAAAAGTTCATCAAAACGGCTAACTTTGATCCATCTCTCTAATCAAATGATTTCCGtttaatgttaaattttatagataTGATTTATATAGCTTTTAATGCAACAGTTGATTTTATGATACAGACAAACCAACACATAGCAGAGAATGAAAACTAATTTGAAGAAAATGGGAAAACTCTAAAGTAGCAAAATAAATGTGTGAGATAGAAGTGTATGATAttctttaatacatattttggaCTGATAGTATTATACTATCATGTATGGTAATAGGTCAATACTTTTTTGTTGGTCTTAGTTGGATGAATATTTTTATTACTTAACCATATTACAAAAACAGGTTAGTAATACTTTATCACATAACATTAAGCATATGTAGAAATTTTCTCTTTGATAATAATTTCCCTTTTCAATCCTCTGAAATACAAAAGTTCAAACTTTGTTGGAACCCTTGCAATGGTTATTACCAAAGTATGATTATTACAAATAAGCTCATAAACAAATACCTCAAATATAAATATTAGAGAGAGTATACTCACTGCCAATTTCAAGGATTTGTTTTCCATACAACAATAAAGAAGAAAACATGTTTATGTTAAACctgattttgattttcttttatatcagaAGCCTTGACTTAAGGCAAATGAATATATCCATTTAAGTAACTATTTATTTCTGCAGGTAAATGGATATCTCCATGATGCATCCTTAAAAACAAAGATTGATAAATTGATAAGTATTATTTCCATCTTAGGCCATTGTATCAAGTTCACATGTCGATAAATCTCAATTCATGACATTA includes these proteins:
- the LOC131616117 gene encoding eukaryotic translation initiation factor 4G-like isoform X2 codes for the protein MSFNQSKPEKNDAAYRKSGRSSSFNQQRGPSAAYGRGSGSGGPAPSTPLSSNRSFNKKSNNAQGGQYRVNPSQVNSTESNNASAARTVPNGTHVPPQLHGDPSKAFPFQFGSIVPGFMNGVAIPARTSSAPPNLDEQKRDQAHHDSVRSVPSVPIPPVPKQQQQQPPPPRNDSGVAEKSNARETNLGAKAKKEPQVPALIPASQMLKPSVAPVTGISMSTPFHQSQMSLQFGGPNPQIQSQGMSSTPLHLPIPMPMQVGNVPQVQQPVFVPGLQPHPMHPHGIMHPGHNLGFTHQMGHHQLPHQMGNMGIGISPQYPQHQGGKYAAPPRKTTAVKITHPETHEELRLDKRAGGYSDGGSSGARSHPNVPSQSQPVKSVAVSQPTNHHPYSSSPPYYQPSSSLPLTSSQITPNAQPPIFNYPVPNGPQNVAFMNSPSLSSLPVNQISPPIPSIAEPPIVERSRQVPNVTASASTGVASVTIKPNGVSAVKDSSLIDSSICGVQNPEARSSAASCDTSSALPKKGSETFSEISTQQSKSIEEILPKQSAASVVVTADKVTVLPTSAVAEDSVSVVTNNEASTREPISRSNSLKDSQKKPGKKGQSSKDQVSLQSPTVAITPSRAVDSDISESGVSTPVGSETNHSPAVTVQVADSLSNHKHDLIDESSEDLQSADSPETAAKEINDGAENACSDTMSVLGTKDTPNLETNKVKTTSKGKKKLKEILQKADAAGSTSDLYNAYKGPEEKKEAVSISESTENESASEGLKQLSADSAQLDATISDKSGHSKVEPDDWEDAADMSTKIEVDDKSQQVIDGSGSTAKKYSRDFLLKFAEHCISLPEGFEITADISDSLISANISNSRDSHPSPGRTGDRSRMERRGNVVAEEDRWNKGSNSFHSGRAMDGNGSNGRPRHGQGGNYGVLRNPHGPAPLQYAAGGILSGPMQSMGNQGGRNSPDGERWQRSPSFQQRGLIPSPQSPLQMMHRAEKKYEVGKVSDEEEAKQRQLKAILNKLTPQNFDRLFEQVKAVNIDNAVTLTGVISQIFEKALMEPTFCEMYANFCSHLASELPDLSEDNEKITFKRLLLNKCQEEFERGEREQEEANKVDEGEVKLSNEEREQRRTKARRRMLGNIRLIGELYKKKMLTERIMHECIKKLLGQCQDPDEEDVEALCKLMSTIGEMIDHPKAKEHMDVYFERLKILSNNMNLSSRVRFMLKDVIDLRRNRWQQRRKVDGPKKIEEVHRDAVQERQAQAQAGRMGRGMGNNQSARRNPMDFGPRGSSMLSPPAQMGGPRGLSSPARGYGGLQDARYEERQSYEPRTLAVNLPQRPLGNESITLGPQGGLARGMSSRGSTAVSNLSMPDVHSGHGDSHRMQSGINGYNNSSERMPYGSREDPSSRYISDRSSSLAGYDHSNAPEHNINYGNRDLRNDDRNLGRPVATSPHPQLQGPIVSQNASSEKVLSEEQLRDMSLSAIREYYSARDVNEVAQCIKDLNSPNFHPSMVSLWVIDSFERKNTERDLLAKLLVKLGKSQDGLLTQTQFIEGFETVLSNLEDAVNDAPKAPEFLGRIFAELITESLVGLNEIGKLIHDGGEEPGSLLKFGLAADVLGSTLEAIKHEKGDVVLSEIQTKSNLQLESFRPPNNSSTSRKLEKFI